From Spirosoma aerolatum, one genomic window encodes:
- a CDS encoding APC family permease, translating to MSNDTSTPHASDSVPTALPRRLTLLQGTALNMIDMVGIGPFVVLPLIIKTMGGGLFLWAWVLGAVVSLIDAFVWSELGAAFPQAGGSYNFLKIAYGEQRWGRLLSFLYVWQTLIQAPLVVASGAIGFAQYTTYLMPLEVWQQKAVSGGVVLVIIALLYRKIDSIGKIGLVMWGAVLLTLGVIIIGG from the coding sequence TTGAGCAACGATACATCTACTCCGCACGCTTCTGATTCAGTCCCAACCGCTTTACCGCGTCGCCTGACGCTGTTGCAGGGTACTGCGTTGAATATGATCGACATGGTTGGCATTGGGCCATTTGTCGTATTGCCTCTGATTATCAAAACGATGGGTGGTGGCCTATTTCTTTGGGCCTGGGTATTGGGTGCGGTGGTTTCCTTAATTGATGCCTTTGTCTGGAGCGAATTGGGGGCCGCCTTTCCGCAGGCTGGCGGTAGCTACAATTTCCTGAAAATTGCGTATGGCGAACAGCGTTGGGGGCGTCTCCTTTCGTTTCTGTATGTTTGGCAAACGCTGATTCAGGCTCCCCTTGTTGTGGCTTCGGGCGCCATTGGTTTCGCTCAGTATACCACTTATTTAATGCCGCTGGAAGTATGGCAGCAAAAAGCTGTTTCGGGTGGGGTGGTGCTGGTGATCATTGCACTTTTATATCGGAAAATCGATTCGATTGGCAAAATTGGCCTGGTCATGTGGGGCGCTGTTCTACTCACGCTTGGGGTAATTATTATTGGGGGCTGA
- a CDS encoding APC family permease: MGSGSSRLLAAGLGHASVKTIYCYLGYYNVCHLGGEIKHPTRNIPASMFISIVGIAVLYLLMNVSVVSVVPWRTAQESTFIVSTFIETLYGNRAAQLATVLVLMVAFSSLFAVLLGYSRVPYAAAADGQFFRIFARLHPTRQFPYVSLLFLGGLGFLFSLLFRLGDVITAILAMRIVIQFVGQAIGLILLHRRRKPEFFPFRMPLYPLPVFLAIAVWLFIFFSTGLTFMLSGLTVIGLGIIGFLVSAGYRKQWPFEKLS; the protein is encoded by the coding sequence ATGGGTTCGGGAAGTAGCAGGCTGCTGGCTGCTGGTTTAGGTCATGCATCCGTCAAGACAATTTACTGTTATTTAGGTTATTACAATGTGTGCCATCTGGGGGGTGAAATTAAGCACCCCACCCGGAATATTCCCGCCAGCATGTTTATTTCGATTGTTGGCATCGCTGTGCTGTACCTACTGATGAACGTCAGCGTCGTTAGCGTAGTACCCTGGCGAACGGCTCAGGAAAGCACCTTTATTGTAAGCACGTTTATCGAAACATTGTACGGAAATCGCGCAGCTCAGTTGGCTACGGTCTTAGTCCTGATGGTAGCGTTTTCATCGTTGTTTGCCGTTTTATTGGGTTACTCACGGGTGCCTTACGCGGCTGCTGCTGATGGGCAGTTTTTTCGAATTTTCGCCCGATTGCACCCAACGCGCCAATTCCCCTATGTTTCGCTGCTGTTTTTGGGCGGGCTAGGTTTTCTTTTCAGTCTGCTATTCCGGCTAGGGGATGTGATTACGGCTATTCTGGCTATGCGGATTGTGATTCAATTTGTTGGCCAGGCAATTGGGCTGATTTTGCTGCATCGTCGTCGGAAACCCGAGTTCTTTCCATTCCGAATGCCTTTATACCCGTTACCAGTATTCCTGGCTATAGCTGTCTGGCTATTTATTTTCTTCTCAACGGGTCTGACGTTTATGCTTTCCGGGCTAACCGTAATTGGCCTAGGTATTATTGGATTTCTGGTATCAGCAGGTTATCGAAAGCAATGGCCATTTGAGAAACTTAGCTAA
- a CDS encoding FAD-binding and (Fe-S)-binding domain-containing protein, which translates to MSAEPLKNLASQLTGDLFDDFTHRTLYATDASAYREMPTAVAVPKTIEDLKALIAYARQNKIPLIPRTAGTSLAGQVVGNGIVVDVSKHFTKILEVNPEERWVRVQPGVVRDELNLFLKPYGLYFGPETSTANRAMIGGMVGNNSCGSNSVVYRATREHTLAVKALLADGSEVEFGPVSGWELTKQVSEASRKNGSATLLDKILLKTNTILSNPENKEEIRRNFPKKTIERRNTGYALDALLDMEPYTEGGEPFNLAKFIAGSEGTLCFLTEIKLNLVPLPPKESGLVCVHCHSIDESLRATLIALKYKPYAVELIDDIILERADSNPEQRKNSFFVQKTPTDHFPIILVVDLSRDTKAEVEAIAAAMIAEMQEAGMGYHYPLLFGEDTKKIWALRKAGLGLLGNLPGDEKAVAVIEDTAVDVRDLPDYIRDFNEIMHKHNMHSVYYAHAGSGELHLRPIINLKTAEGHRQYRQIAEDIATLVKKYDGSLSGEHGDGRLRGEFIPQMVGAHNYELMRQLKHTWDPEGIFNPGKIVETPPMDTFLRYEAGQQTPTFQTYFRYKDQTVLQHAEQCNGSGDCRKTQASGGTMCPSYMATRNEKDTTRARANILREMLTHSTKENRFDHKEIKDVYDLCLSCKGCKNECPSNVDVAKLKAEFLQHYYDSNGVPVRSWLIANFAKLSGIASLVPWAWNGVLGTPALRRVANRLVGFHPDRTMPLMANTTVKKWFSNRPEERGARSENSLRQPSSRPAPHADPSNRSLLLFCDEFTNFNDVEVGQKAIQLFERLGYQVIIPEHGESGRAALSKGMLKYAKTLAEKNIRLLKDVVTSETPLVGLEPSAILTFRDEYPELVDESLVEDAKKLAANTLTFEEFIAREVDAGRIRADQFTDETRVIKLHGHCQQKAVSSLVPGKKALSLPKNYSVQLIPSGCCGMAGSFGYEAEHYDVSMKVGELVLFPTVRQQPEEVIIAAPGTSCRHQIKDGTSRKAKHPAEILLEALR; encoded by the coding sequence ATGAGTGCCGAACCTCTCAAAAATCTAGCCAGCCAGCTAACCGGCGACCTTTTCGATGACTTTACGCATAGAACTTTATATGCTACGGATGCTTCGGCCTATCGGGAGATGCCTACAGCCGTTGCTGTCCCTAAAACCATTGAGGACTTAAAGGCACTTATTGCGTATGCCCGGCAGAACAAAATACCCTTAATTCCCCGCACGGCGGGTACATCATTAGCAGGTCAGGTAGTCGGTAACGGGATTGTTGTTGACGTCTCCAAACATTTTACCAAAATATTGGAAGTCAACCCAGAAGAGCGTTGGGTACGGGTTCAGCCGGGCGTGGTCAGGGATGAGTTGAACCTGTTTTTAAAACCATACGGGCTTTATTTTGGCCCCGAAACCTCAACGGCCAACCGGGCTATGATTGGGGGTATGGTCGGCAATAATTCCTGTGGTTCTAACTCGGTCGTTTATCGGGCCACCCGCGAACACACACTAGCTGTAAAGGCATTGCTGGCCGATGGGTCTGAGGTTGAGTTTGGTCCAGTGAGTGGTTGGGAACTTACCAAGCAAGTTAGTGAAGCAAGTCGTAAAAATGGGTCGGCAACACTGCTTGATAAAATTCTGCTCAAAACGAACACGATTCTATCAAACCCTGAAAATAAGGAGGAAATCAGGCGTAACTTCCCCAAAAAAACCATCGAACGGCGAAATACGGGCTATGCATTGGATGCGCTGTTGGACATGGAACCATACACAGAAGGTGGGGAGCCGTTTAATCTGGCCAAGTTTATTGCTGGCTCCGAAGGAACGCTGTGCTTTCTGACCGAAATCAAGCTTAATCTGGTTCCGCTACCTCCGAAAGAAAGCGGTTTGGTATGCGTCCATTGTCACTCCATCGACGAATCGCTACGAGCTACGCTGATTGCGCTGAAGTATAAACCCTACGCTGTTGAACTGATCGACGACATCATTCTCGAACGGGCAGACTCCAACCCTGAACAGCGGAAAAACAGCTTCTTTGTTCAGAAAACACCAACCGATCACTTCCCGATTATCCTGGTTGTTGACCTGTCGCGCGATACCAAAGCCGAAGTTGAAGCAATAGCAGCTGCCATGATTGCAGAAATGCAGGAGGCAGGCATGGGCTACCATTACCCGCTACTGTTTGGCGAAGACACCAAGAAGATCTGGGCGTTGCGCAAGGCGGGCCTTGGCTTGCTGGGCAACCTTCCCGGCGACGAAAAAGCCGTAGCGGTAATTGAGGATACCGCCGTCGATGTACGCGACTTACCCGATTACATCCGCGACTTCAACGAAATCATGCACAAGCATAATATGCATTCGGTGTACTATGCCCATGCGGGTTCGGGGGAGTTGCATCTGCGGCCAATCATCAATCTGAAAACAGCTGAGGGACATCGTCAGTATCGGCAAATTGCCGAAGACATCGCCACGTTGGTTAAAAAATACGACGGTTCACTTTCGGGTGAACATGGCGACGGGCGGCTTCGGGGCGAGTTCATCCCGCAAATGGTGGGAGCGCACAACTATGAGCTGATGCGCCAGCTAAAACACACCTGGGATCCGGAAGGCATTTTCAACCCAGGCAAAATTGTTGAAACGCCACCGATGGATACATTTCTTCGGTACGAAGCCGGTCAGCAAACGCCTACTTTCCAAACGTATTTCCGGTACAAAGACCAAACGGTTTTGCAACATGCCGAGCAATGTAACGGTTCGGGCGATTGCCGGAAAACGCAGGCATCGGGCGGAACGATGTGCCCCAGTTACATGGCCACCCGCAACGAAAAAGATACAACGCGGGCACGGGCCAACATTCTGCGTGAAATGCTAACGCATTCAACGAAAGAAAATCGGTTCGACCACAAAGAAATTAAAGACGTTTACGATCTGTGCCTATCCTGCAAAGGCTGTAAAAATGAGTGCCCATCGAACGTAGACGTGGCTAAGCTGAAAGCTGAGTTTTTGCAGCATTACTACGATTCCAACGGGGTTCCGGTCCGTTCGTGGCTCATTGCCAATTTTGCGAAACTGTCAGGCATTGCGTCACTTGTCCCCTGGGCCTGGAATGGCGTGCTGGGCACCCCGGCTCTCCGGCGTGTTGCTAACCGACTCGTTGGTTTCCACCCCGATCGTACGATGCCGTTAATGGCCAATACAACGGTAAAAAAATGGTTTAGCAATAGGCCTGAGGAACGAGGTGCGAGGAGTGAAAATAGCTTGCGTCAGCCTTCCTCACGCCCTGCTCCTCACGCCGACCCGTCGAACCGCTCGCTCCTTCTTTTTTGCGACGAGTTTACCAATTTCAATGATGTCGAAGTTGGGCAGAAGGCGATTCAATTATTCGAGCGGTTAGGCTATCAGGTTATTATTCCTGAGCATGGTGAAAGTGGTCGGGCTGCGCTGTCGAAAGGGATGCTGAAATACGCAAAAACGCTGGCGGAGAAGAACATTCGGCTGTTAAAAGATGTCGTTACGTCAGAAACCCCATTGGTTGGTCTGGAACCATCGGCAATTCTGACGTTCCGCGATGAATACCCCGAACTGGTTGACGAGTCGTTGGTAGAAGATGCCAAAAAACTGGCCGCAAACACCCTGACTTTTGAAGAATTTATTGCCCGCGAAGTTGATGCCGGACGTATCCGGGCCGATCAGTTTACGGACGAAACCCGAGTGATTAAACTGCACGGTCACTGTCAGCAAAAAGCGGTCTCGTCGCTGGTACCTGGTAAAAAAGCGCTTTCCTTGCCCAAAAACTATTCGGTTCAACTGATACCCTCTGGGTGCTGTGGTATGGCTGGTTCGTTTGGCTACGAAGCAGAACATTACGACGTATCGATGAAAGTGGGTGAGTTAGTCCTTTTCCCGACCGTTCGGCAGCAGCCTGAGGAAGTTATCATAGCCGCACCGGGTACGTCATGCCGTCACCAGATTAAAGATGGCACTTCCCGCAAAGCCAAACATCCTGCCGAAATTTTACTGGAAGCGTTGCGCTAG
- a CDS encoding SusC/RagA family TonB-linked outer membrane protein: protein MMDKSYKINRFGEYVGQVGKPQPQLVRQNSLLGFLSVLVMLLLLGNSAAWAQGRTVTGRVTDPSGSGLPGVSVQIKGTQRGTNTDADGKYSLANVPDNATLVMSFIGYTSQEVAVGARSTVDIKLSDDTKALEEVVVVGYGTAKRKDLTGSVTQVTSKDFNAGVNPNPLQAIQGKVAGLVITSPSGDPTQSPTVRLRGYTSLAGGSDPLYVVDGMIGVPITTISPADIESMDVLKDASAAAIYGSRAANGVILITTKRGKSGKTTVTFNNYVGVSTISKTYDMLDAQGYRDAVTQIKGAASLNDKQRFPDGNYNTNWTKEVTQNAFINNHDLAIAGGSPAFSYRGSLSYINQNGIIRKTGLDRLTGRINLDQKSFDNRLNVQYNLSYTETNKNYDNGFFGRALTFLPTLPVRNPDGSYYEVGGSFDLFNPVAMMENVVNNGVQRYLQGGMNLRYEVLDGLTLGVSGQIQRDNTVGNFYTNPAIKAFAANNGRAGRSYTESNTKLLELTANYTKGFGSQNSNYSLLAGYSYQNFDNDGFQAANSGFVTSDITYNNLGLGSGTLVSPANNYATSYHNNSKLISFFGRATLNMNDRYNLTATLRRDGSSKFGANNKWGMFPSVGLGWTITNESFFPKSNTLNFLKLRAGWGQTGNSEGVAAYNSIQLYGQKGTYYDGKLGDFLPGYGITQNANPNLKWEVLTTANVGLDFQLIGGRFSGTVEYYNKLTKDMLYLYSVPADGITYFTNQILANVGSMRNSGFELSFGGDIIQKGDFSWNARVVGAYNKNTVVSLSNDQFSTGLVRFNPFNGRGLSDVFASYLAPGQPLGEFNNVPTFTGSYSADGQPLLKPATGDTPVVDYKNSDAAAAVNAGSPLMQGNPQPFLNASYINTFRYKGFDVYFQLRGTFGNTILNAIRSNLLIPGSILETNMLKGVTDLPKNYGVNVLSTNWLESGSFVRFDNWQVGYNIPLPTSKYISNARIYVGGNNLFVITKYKGVDPELQVKADLQAGSQAPNTIGVDGGGYGNTVYPKTRSFQLGLNLTF from the coding sequence ATGATGGACAAATCCTACAAAATTAACCGCTTCGGTGAGTACGTAGGTCAGGTTGGGAAACCCCAACCCCAGTTAGTCAGACAGAATTCCCTGTTGGGGTTTTTGTCGGTGCTGGTAATGCTGCTGCTGTTGGGTAACTCAGCAGCCTGGGCGCAAGGGCGCACCGTAACGGGAAGAGTTACAGATCCTTCAGGCAGTGGCTTGCCTGGAGTAAGTGTGCAAATTAAAGGCACACAACGTGGTACGAATACGGACGCCGATGGGAAGTATTCGCTGGCGAACGTGCCTGATAATGCTACGCTCGTGATGAGCTTTATTGGCTATACTAGCCAGGAAGTAGCTGTTGGTGCCCGCTCGACGGTAGACATCAAATTGTCGGACGACACAAAAGCACTTGAAGAAGTTGTGGTTGTAGGGTATGGTACCGCCAAGCGGAAAGATTTGACGGGTTCTGTTACGCAGGTCACTTCCAAAGATTTCAATGCCGGTGTAAACCCCAACCCACTACAGGCTATTCAGGGTAAAGTAGCGGGTTTGGTTATTACATCGCCCTCTGGCGATCCGACCCAGTCACCAACGGTTCGTTTGCGTGGTTATACTTCATTGGCTGGTGGTTCCGACCCACTGTATGTAGTGGATGGTATGATTGGGGTTCCCATCACTACCATTTCTCCTGCCGATATCGAGTCGATGGATGTATTAAAAGATGCCTCTGCTGCTGCTATTTATGGTTCGCGGGCGGCTAACGGCGTCATCCTCATCACCACCAAGCGTGGGAAGTCGGGTAAAACAACGGTTACGTTCAATAACTATGTAGGTGTATCTACGATTTCGAAAACGTATGACATGCTGGATGCTCAAGGCTATCGGGATGCCGTTACGCAGATCAAAGGCGCGGCCTCATTAAATGATAAGCAGCGTTTTCCAGATGGAAATTACAATACGAACTGGACGAAGGAAGTTACACAGAATGCATTCATTAACAACCACGATCTCGCTATTGCGGGTGGTTCGCCAGCCTTCAGCTATCGGGGTTCGCTCAGCTATATCAATCAGAACGGGATCATCAGAAAAACGGGGCTGGATCGCCTAACCGGCCGTATCAATCTCGATCAGAAATCGTTTGACAACCGACTGAACGTCCAGTACAATCTGTCCTATACTGAAACGAACAAGAATTATGATAATGGCTTCTTTGGCCGTGCCCTAACTTTCCTGCCAACATTGCCGGTTCGCAACCCAGATGGATCTTATTATGAAGTAGGGGGTAGTTTTGACCTCTTCAACCCGGTTGCCATGATGGAGAACGTTGTCAACAACGGCGTTCAGCGGTATTTGCAGGGCGGTATGAATTTGCGCTACGAGGTACTGGATGGATTAACATTGGGCGTTAGTGGCCAGATCCAGCGGGATAACACCGTCGGTAACTTCTACACAAATCCAGCCATCAAAGCATTTGCCGCTAACAATGGTCGTGCAGGCCGGTCTTACACCGAGTCAAACACGAAATTGTTGGAACTCACGGCTAACTACACCAAAGGATTTGGCAGTCAGAATAGCAACTACTCGTTATTGGCAGGTTATTCATACCAGAATTTTGATAACGATGGCTTTCAGGCAGCCAACTCGGGTTTCGTAACGAGCGATATCACGTATAATAACCTGGGCTTAGGCTCTGGTACGCTGGTTAGTCCTGCTAACAACTATGCTACCTCATACCATAATAACTCGAAATTGATTTCCTTCTTTGGTCGGGCCACGCTGAATATGAATGACCGGTACAACCTTACGGCAACTCTTCGTCGGGACGGCAGTTCTAAATTCGGTGCGAACAACAAATGGGGTATGTTTCCTTCGGTGGGTTTAGGCTGGACCATTACCAACGAGTCGTTCTTCCCAAAGAGCAACACACTTAACTTCCTGAAACTTCGTGCTGGTTGGGGACAAACAGGTAACTCAGAAGGGGTTGCTGCCTATAATTCGATCCAGTTGTATGGTCAGAAAGGTACTTACTATGATGGGAAATTGGGTGATTTTCTGCCAGGCTATGGTATCACACAGAACGCTAACCCAAACCTGAAATGGGAAGTACTGACGACAGCAAATGTTGGTTTGGATTTTCAACTAATCGGTGGCCGTTTTTCGGGTACAGTAGAATATTACAATAAGTTAACCAAAGACATGTTGTACCTCTATTCTGTACCTGCTGATGGTATTACGTATTTTACCAACCAAATTCTGGCCAATGTAGGCTCGATGCGGAACAGTGGGTTTGAATTATCGTTTGGGGGCGATATAATCCAGAAAGGTGATTTCTCCTGGAATGCACGGGTTGTAGGTGCCTATAACAAAAACACAGTTGTTTCGCTGTCAAATGATCAGTTTAGTACTGGGCTGGTGCGGTTTAACCCCTTTAATGGTCGGGGCCTGTCCGATGTGTTTGCTTCTTATTTGGCACCTGGTCAGCCATTGGGTGAGTTCAATAACGTACCTACGTTTACAGGGAGCTACTCAGCAGATGGTCAGCCATTATTGAAACCGGCAACTGGCGATACACCAGTGGTGGATTATAAAAATTCAGATGCGGCTGCAGCTGTCAATGCTGGAAGTCCATTAATGCAGGGTAATCCACAGCCCTTCCTGAATGCGTCGTATATTAACACATTCCGCTACAAAGGGTTCGATGTGTATTTCCAATTGCGCGGAACGTTTGGTAACACCATCCTGAATGCTATCCGGTCGAACCTGTTAATTCCAGGGTCAATTCTGGAAACCAATATGCTGAAAGGTGTAACGGATCTGCCTAAAAACTACGGTGTAAACGTACTGTCGACCAACTGGCTGGAAAGCGGTTCATTTGTTCGGTTCGATAACTGGCAGGTTGGCTACAACATTCCGTTGCCTACCAGCAAGTACATTTCAAACGCCCGCATTTATGTTGGTGGTAATAACCTGTTTGTTATTACCAAATACAAAGGTGTCGACCCTGAACTACAGGTAAAGGCTGATTTACAAGCGGGATCACAAGCACCTAATACGATTGGTGTAGATGGAGGTGGATATGGTAATACCGTTTATCCTAAAACCCGTTCGTTCCAGTTGGGCCTTAATCTGACCTTCTAA
- a CDS encoding RagB/SusD family nutrient uptake outer membrane protein yields MKQITIKVLLGCSALMLVGQSCTDLSETTYDVIPTSGSFGSTAAQQAALIGPLYNGLGDYYGNMSNLNTTTDEQIVPTRGGDWKDGDNWKRLYQHTWDPVTDNGQFNGPWSWCYNNITSINQQLGTITDANTKAELRALRAFFHYQAMDLFGNVIISDAVTSASPKQSTRAEVFAWVEKELLAVYPTLSDEPRGSYYGRMNKWVADMILAKLYLNAQVYTGTARWADAITRCDNIIKSGKFQIAGDYFSNFVTQNQNSTETILATPFDKSKRTGFNVQMKTLHYLNQLTYNLGTAPWNGWATVTEFYNSFDDKDIRKKQWIVGQQYDAAGKPLMDDALPMVFRPEVESFVFDAGANGRLAGARSQKYQIQANNTFTDQDNDFVIYRLADVYMMRGEAKFRLGQTADALADFNIIRARAGMPNYTTLTLDEILAERGRELAWEQHRRQDLIRFGQFTKAWRFKPASQDYRQLFPIPKDQLSLNPNLKQNPGY; encoded by the coding sequence ATGAAACAAATAACTATAAAAGTGCTTTTGGGCTGCTCGGCATTGATGCTGGTAGGACAATCCTGCACAGACCTTAGTGAGACTACCTATGATGTTATCCCAACCAGTGGAAGCTTTGGAAGCACGGCCGCTCAACAGGCCGCGCTTATTGGGCCACTCTATAATGGTCTGGGTGACTATTATGGGAACATGTCGAACCTGAACACGACCACAGACGAGCAGATTGTTCCAACCCGGGGTGGCGACTGGAAAGACGGTGACAACTGGAAACGGTTATATCAACACACCTGGGATCCTGTTACAGATAACGGCCAGTTCAATGGACCCTGGTCCTGGTGTTATAACAACATCACGTCTATCAACCAACAGTTGGGGACAATTACGGATGCTAATACCAAGGCTGAGTTACGGGCTTTGCGGGCGTTCTTCCACTATCAGGCGATGGATTTGTTTGGGAATGTAATTATCTCTGATGCTGTTACATCGGCTTCACCGAAGCAAAGTACACGGGCTGAAGTGTTCGCCTGGGTTGAGAAAGAGTTACTGGCTGTATATCCAACCCTGAGCGATGAGCCTCGTGGTTCGTATTATGGCCGTATGAACAAATGGGTAGCCGATATGATTCTGGCTAAACTGTATCTGAACGCGCAAGTGTATACAGGTACAGCTCGCTGGGCCGACGCGATTACCCGTTGCGATAACATCATCAAATCAGGTAAATTCCAGATTGCTGGTGATTACTTCAGCAACTTCGTGACCCAGAATCAAAACTCTACGGAAACCATTCTGGCAACTCCCTTTGACAAATCGAAGCGGACTGGATTTAACGTGCAAATGAAGACCCTTCACTACCTGAATCAGTTGACCTATAACCTGGGAACAGCTCCCTGGAATGGTTGGGCAACGGTAACGGAGTTTTATAATTCATTTGATGATAAAGACATCCGGAAAAAGCAATGGATTGTTGGTCAGCAGTATGATGCCGCTGGTAAGCCACTAATGGATGATGCACTACCCATGGTATTCCGTCCGGAAGTTGAATCATTTGTGTTCGATGCAGGCGCAAATGGTCGTCTGGCAGGTGCTCGTAGCCAGAAATACCAGATTCAGGCAAATAATACGTTCACCGATCAGGATAATGACTTTGTTATCTACCGTCTGGCTGACGTGTATATGATGCGTGGTGAAGCGAAATTCCGGTTAGGTCAAACGGCCGACGCGCTTGCCGATTTCAACATCATCCGTGCTCGGGCCGGCATGCCTAACTACACGACGTTGACCCTCGACGAAATTCTGGCTGAACGTGGCCGTGAATTGGCGTGGGAGCAACACCGTCGCCAGGACCTGATTCGTTTCGGTCAGTTTACGAAGGCATGGCGCTTTAAACCTGCGTCGCAGGATTACCGTCAATTGTTCCCGATTCCAAAAGATCAGTTGTCGCTGAACCCGAATCTGAAGCAAAATCCAGGGTATTAA